A genomic segment from Polyangium mundeleinium encodes:
- a CDS encoding HAD family hydrolase, with the protein MRLRPAGVLFDLDGVLVDTRDAWFALMNAAARDLMCPPIRRDAFDESWGQSIAADARQFYPGHENEVVSLYYERHFEEHVEHLRVEPFAAQLLERLRERGLPSAVVTNTARRLALQILELAGLGPPLLVASDEVARPKPAPDLPLAACAALGLAPREVCLVGDSANDREAARAAGVAFVGFGIAGDHSVSNLDQLAALIGLVSV; encoded by the coding sequence GTGCGCCTGCGGCCGGCTGGAGTCCTCTTCGACCTCGACGGTGTCCTCGTCGACACCCGCGATGCGTGGTTTGCGCTGATGAACGCCGCCGCGCGAGATCTGATGTGCCCCCCGATTCGTCGCGACGCGTTCGACGAGTCGTGGGGGCAGTCGATCGCCGCCGATGCGCGTCAGTTCTACCCAGGCCACGAAAACGAGGTAGTGAGCCTCTATTACGAGCGCCACTTCGAGGAGCACGTCGAGCACCTGCGCGTGGAGCCGTTCGCGGCGCAGCTCCTCGAGCGGCTGCGGGAGCGCGGGCTTCCCAGCGCGGTGGTGACCAACACCGCCCGCCGACTCGCGCTGCAGATCCTCGAGCTGGCGGGCCTCGGTCCGCCTCTGCTGGTCGCCAGTGATGAGGTCGCGAGGCCCAAGCCGGCCCCTGATCTGCCGCTGGCCGCGTGCGCCGCGCTCGGCCTGGCCCCGCGTGAGGTCTGCCTGGTCGGCGACTCGGCGAACGATCGCGAGGCCGCGCGCGCCGCCGGCGTCGCCTTCGTCGGCTTCGGGATTGCCGGGGACCACAGCGTCTCCAACCTCGACCAGCTCGCCGCGCTGATCGGCCTGGTCTCCGTCTGA
- a CDS encoding class 1 fructose-bisphosphatase produces MAHVDDTEERSVLVWLDAALVARAMMVLEARGAPHHGGDPSAENVLRAILERISNLPEAWTCDVCRRPIQRASDGQLEWVWDGTAQRARDMQLVHTAEGSPRPHLHVASRARPSLPRRCGHGQVGPTEELLRIPLHHLTDDDGLMQLLEQVAAGRLPRAQVLKVIQRLHLPHYEAARPLLDDAIRAGIIVPNLPSAGFHWQGDLVEVLRHLSPKRAPAARRLEAGPPTLEEHLRALDRSGGVPARLSEALGLAAEAGLAIADLVRRAPLSGVRGGSGAVNVHGEEVKPLDRLAADVLLSAFRRSSAVAGVASEEHEGVIAYEGHEEGSFVIAFDPLDGSDNLESGMSVGSIFSVVPRSRRGPLQTEDFLRAGREQAAAGYLLYGAAVILVLAVGGRASMFVLDPDRGRFVRTCEALKAPDVTAVLSVNDANARYWPTWMTAYVAALVGRNADTRRLVSRFVGTLVADVHRNLVRGGITAVPEDQRRPQGKLRLLYECSPLAMVIEASGGAASDGRRAILDIEPASIHQRTPFIAGSASDVALAERLAREAERPDRQG; encoded by the coding sequence ATGGCCCACGTCGACGACACCGAAGAGCGCTCTGTGCTGGTATGGCTGGACGCAGCGCTGGTGGCGCGCGCAATGATGGTGCTCGAGGCCCGCGGCGCGCCTCATCACGGGGGCGATCCCTCGGCCGAGAACGTGCTGCGCGCGATCCTGGAGCGCATCTCCAACCTGCCGGAGGCGTGGACCTGCGACGTCTGCCGCCGTCCGATCCAGCGCGCGAGCGACGGGCAGCTCGAGTGGGTGTGGGATGGAACGGCGCAGCGGGCGCGCGACATGCAACTGGTCCACACGGCCGAGGGATCGCCCCGTCCGCACCTCCACGTGGCCAGCAGGGCGCGCCCGTCGCTTCCCCGTCGCTGTGGACATGGCCAGGTCGGTCCGACGGAGGAGCTGCTCCGCATTCCCCTGCACCACCTGACAGACGACGACGGCCTCATGCAACTGCTGGAGCAGGTCGCCGCGGGACGTCTGCCGCGCGCGCAGGTGCTCAAGGTGATCCAGCGGCTGCACCTGCCGCACTACGAGGCCGCGAGGCCCTTGCTCGACGATGCGATCCGCGCCGGCATCATCGTCCCCAACCTCCCGTCCGCGGGCTTCCACTGGCAGGGGGATCTCGTGGAGGTGCTGCGCCATCTCTCGCCCAAGAGAGCCCCCGCCGCGCGCCGGCTCGAGGCGGGGCCTCCGACCCTCGAGGAGCACCTCCGTGCGCTCGACCGGTCGGGCGGCGTGCCAGCGCGCCTGAGCGAGGCGCTGGGGCTCGCGGCGGAGGCCGGGCTCGCCATCGCCGACCTCGTCCGGCGAGCGCCGCTCTCGGGCGTACGGGGAGGCTCGGGCGCCGTCAACGTGCACGGTGAGGAGGTCAAGCCGCTCGACCGTCTCGCGGCCGACGTGCTGCTGTCGGCCTTCCGGCGATCATCGGCGGTCGCAGGCGTGGCCTCGGAGGAGCACGAGGGTGTGATCGCGTATGAAGGGCACGAGGAAGGGTCCTTCGTGATCGCCTTCGATCCGCTCGACGGCTCGGACAACCTCGAGTCCGGGATGTCGGTGGGCTCGATCTTCAGCGTGGTCCCGCGATCGCGGCGGGGTCCTCTCCAGACCGAGGACTTTCTGCGCGCCGGGCGTGAGCAGGCAGCCGCCGGCTACCTGCTGTACGGCGCCGCCGTCATCCTCGTCCTCGCCGTGGGCGGCCGTGCGTCGATGTTCGTGCTCGATCCGGATCGCGGCAGGTTTGTCCGCACCTGCGAGGCGCTAAAGGCGCCCGACGTCACGGCCGTGCTCTCCGTCAACGACGCGAACGCGCGCTACTGGCCCACGTGGATGACGGCGTACGTCGCGGCCCTCGTCGGACGCAACGCAGACACGCGGCGCCTCGTCTCGCGGTTTGTGGGCACCCTCGTCGCGGACGTCCACCGTAACCTCGTGCGCGGCGGGATCACTGCGGTGCCCGAGGACCAACGTCGCCCGCAGGGCAAGCTCCGCCTGCTCTACGAGTGCAGCCCGCTCGCCATGGTGATCGAGGCCTCCGGCGGAGCGGCATCCGACGGGCGTCGCGCCATCCTCGACATCGAGCCCGCGTCGATCCATCAGCGCACGCCGTTCATCGCGGGGTCCGCCTCCGACGTCGCCCTGGCCGAGCGACTGGCCCGCGAGGCCGAGAGGCCGGATCGTCAGGGCTGA
- a CDS encoding alpha/beta hydrolase: MGDCKVIPLWRGRKSGLPTWGPTMEVHRADRPRATPGPAVVIFPGGGYQVNAPSESLPVVRWLCDAGFHAVLAFYRVAPCAYPAAVADAMRAVRLTRHHAAELGIDPERIGMVGFSAGGHLAGLVSFAPHLMADPDDDLAATISPRPQRLALVYPVGSFLPPTHEGSVARFCGVDSPDADLRARFSLERLVDRDAPPVLIAHAADDLTVPLTSSLTLARAYRENNVDVSAHVFPRGGHGFVLEPPDAGAAWPDPLRLWFEQL; encoded by the coding sequence GTGGGTGACTGCAAGGTCATCCCGCTGTGGCGCGGTCGCAAATCGGGTTTGCCCACGTGGGGACCCACGATGGAGGTCCATCGCGCCGACCGGCCGCGCGCGACCCCGGGCCCCGCGGTCGTGATCTTTCCGGGGGGTGGTTATCAGGTGAACGCCCCGAGCGAGAGCCTCCCGGTCGTGCGGTGGCTCTGCGACGCGGGGTTTCACGCGGTCCTGGCGTTCTACCGGGTCGCGCCGTGTGCATACCCCGCAGCGGTGGCGGACGCGATGCGCGCCGTCCGGCTCACGCGTCACCACGCGGCGGAGCTCGGGATCGATCCCGAGAGGATCGGTATGGTGGGCTTCAGCGCCGGCGGGCACCTCGCGGGTCTCGTCTCCTTCGCTCCTCACCTGATGGCCGACCCCGACGATGATCTCGCGGCGACAATCAGCCCGAGACCGCAGCGCCTCGCGCTGGTGTATCCGGTCGGATCCTTCCTGCCGCCGACCCACGAGGGATCCGTCGCACGGTTCTGCGGCGTCGACTCCCCCGACGCGGATCTCCGCGCCCGATTCAGCCTGGAGCGCCTGGTCGATCGAGACGCCCCACCGGTCCTGATCGCCCACGCGGCGGACGATCTTACCGTCCCCCTCACGAGTTCGCTCACGCTCGCGCGAGCCTACCGCGAGAATAACGTGGACGTCTCGGCGCACGTCTTCCCTCGCGGCGGACATGGCTTCGTCCTCGAGCCTCCGGACGCCGGAGCGGCCTGGCCTGATCCGCTGCGCCTGTGGTTCGAGCAGTTATAG
- a CDS encoding radical SAM protein: MPFTNFVWKIASRCNLDCTYCYVYHAGDSSWRRQPPYMGEDVARAAARRIREYCEHHQLTRININFHGGEPLLCGRERLEGILRALRETFDGSGVRVNSSLQSNGIPFTRELGELLLRADVGLYISLDGPPRINDLRRVDHRMRPTSADVEDKLALITSPELRPIFQGFLAVVDPRSSAREVFDYLASFSPPAIDFLLPLRNHDSRVEDDGRPDPYAAWLIECFDHWLGKGSRVRIRSFERWMTWLLRPEAGDALDHFDSIVIESNGEMEADDTLKTAYHGAAHLGHNVFAHSLVELERAPALHALRVATRPSATCLGCGYYSACRGGHVSHRYSSSRGFDNPSVYCPDLQVFIRHVHARLVAELRGIKRAAPPEDAPGG; the protein is encoded by the coding sequence ATGCCTTTCACCAATTTTGTATGGAAGATCGCCAGCCGGTGCAACCTCGACTGCACCTATTGCTACGTCTATCATGCCGGCGACTCGAGCTGGCGTCGCCAGCCCCCATACATGGGAGAGGACGTCGCGCGTGCGGCGGCGCGGCGGATCCGCGAATACTGCGAGCACCATCAGCTCACCAGGATCAACATCAATTTTCACGGGGGAGAGCCCCTGCTCTGCGGGCGCGAGCGCCTCGAGGGCATCCTCCGGGCCCTGCGAGAGACCTTCGACGGGTCGGGGGTCCGCGTGAACTCCTCGCTGCAATCCAACGGTATCCCGTTCACGCGCGAGCTCGGCGAGCTCCTGCTCCGCGCGGACGTCGGCCTCTACATCAGCCTTGACGGGCCTCCGCGGATCAACGATCTGCGCCGCGTCGATCATCGCATGCGCCCGACCTCCGCCGACGTCGAGGACAAACTCGCGCTCATCACCTCACCCGAGCTTCGCCCGATCTTCCAGGGGTTCTTGGCGGTCGTCGACCCGCGGTCGTCCGCGAGGGAGGTGTTCGACTACCTCGCGAGCTTCTCCCCGCCGGCCATCGATTTCCTCTTGCCGCTGCGCAACCACGACAGCCGCGTCGAGGACGACGGACGTCCGGATCCGTACGCGGCCTGGCTCATTGAGTGCTTTGATCACTGGCTCGGCAAGGGCTCACGCGTCCGGATCCGTAGCTTCGAGCGGTGGATGACGTGGCTCCTGCGCCCCGAGGCCGGCGACGCGCTCGACCACTTCGACTCCATCGTCATCGAGTCCAACGGCGAGATGGAGGCGGATGACACGCTCAAGACGGCGTACCACGGCGCGGCTCACCTCGGACACAACGTGTTCGCGCACTCGCTCGTCGAGCTCGAGCGCGCGCCCGCGCTGCACGCCCTGCGCGTCGCCACGCGCCCCTCCGCGACGTGCCTCGGGTGCGGCTATTACAGCGCTTGCCGGGGCGGGCACGTCTCCCACCGCTACTCCTCCTCGCGCGGATTCGACAATCCGAGCGTCTACTGCCCTGACCTCCAGGTCTTCATCCGCCACGTCCACGCGCGGCTGGTGGCGGAGCTGCGCGGCATCAAGCGCGCGGCTCCCCCTGAGGACGCTCCCGGTGGGTGA
- a CDS encoding class I SAM-dependent DNA methyltransferase: MREPAHRIYDELAWLWPLWGSPADYRVESELVARLIREHAPSAPRTLLEIGCGGGNNAFTLKGYFELSGIDISEPMLEHARRLNPECAFTLGDMRSFTLPRRFDAVFLGQSVVYMNTREDLRRAMERAFAHVEAGGVFVCFTEVYEENFIQNDTGISISSRAGSSTPEGADPRLDVVFIQNKFDPDPEDEQFSMALVMLIRRDGALTIEHDVHTLGVFPLDYWRVCMREAGFVLAAEVPLKGKRGALLFVCTKPAEGSGERGR, encoded by the coding sequence ATGAGAGAGCCTGCCCATCGCATCTATGACGAACTGGCGTGGCTGTGGCCGCTATGGGGGAGCCCGGCGGACTACCGCGTGGAGAGCGAGCTCGTGGCCCGGCTGATCCGGGAGCACGCCCCCTCCGCGCCGAGGACGCTGCTGGAGATCGGGTGCGGCGGCGGCAACAACGCTTTCACGTTGAAGGGCTACTTCGAGCTGTCGGGGATCGACATCAGCGAGCCGATGCTCGAGCACGCACGGAGGCTCAACCCGGAGTGTGCATTCACCCTGGGAGACATGCGTAGCTTCACCTTGCCGCGCCGGTTCGACGCGGTGTTCCTGGGGCAGTCCGTGGTCTACATGAACACCCGCGAGGACCTGCGGCGCGCCATGGAGCGAGCCTTTGCCCACGTCGAGGCCGGCGGCGTGTTCGTCTGCTTCACGGAGGTGTACGAGGAGAACTTCATTCAAAACGACACGGGGATATCGATCTCCAGCAGGGCGGGCTCCAGCACGCCGGAGGGGGCGGACCCGCGCCTGGATGTCGTGTTCATCCAGAACAAGTTCGACCCGGATCCCGAAGACGAGCAGTTCTCGATGGCGCTGGTGATGCTCATCCGCAGAGACGGCGCGTTGACCATCGAGCACGACGTCCACACGCTGGGCGTCTTTCCGCTCGATTACTGGAGGGTCTGCATGCGGGAGGCGGGGTTTGTCTTGGCGGCCGAGGTGCCGCTCAAGGGCAAGCGGGGCGCCCTCCTGTTCGTGTGCACCAAGCCGGCCGAGGGGTCGGGAGAGAGGGGTCGCTGA
- a CDS encoding SPASM domain-containing protein, with amino-acid sequence MLRERVKSIELELHSYCPKQCDFCPNSLLERNEKVVYTEERVIDEIIRAVPMLPNLRRMAFHRYNEPFIHRGQTAKINAIIAKIKEVHRGVEFWAASNLSFLSEGNNFLRDSQLHFMMVRRYEEKDPSFEAMVQFVDVHSVYTVSPGNHILFLHDGKIVYYHDVTVAPFTELYDRGGSLVHLSTRRRTQPCNRITINLGIDYNGNVMPCSNMQSQVPAHEPHILGNLRQSTLLEILGGEPAASFYEATANADFPPACRSCQSKNVIRRFPGRRGWCTCGRSRNLPYCDETHIGNGGPGPWEEDTEL; translated from the coding sequence ATGCTGCGAGAGCGGGTCAAATCGATCGAGCTGGAGCTCCACTCCTACTGCCCCAAGCAGTGCGACTTCTGTCCCAACAGCCTCCTCGAGCGGAACGAGAAGGTCGTCTACACGGAAGAGCGGGTGATCGACGAGATCATCCGCGCGGTGCCCATGCTGCCAAACCTCCGGCGGATGGCGTTCCATCGCTACAACGAGCCCTTCATTCACCGCGGTCAGACCGCCAAGATCAACGCGATCATCGCGAAGATCAAGGAGGTGCACCGGGGGGTCGAGTTCTGGGCCGCCTCGAACCTCAGCTTCCTGTCGGAGGGCAACAACTTCCTGCGGGACAGCCAGCTGCACTTCATGATGGTCAGGCGCTACGAGGAGAAGGATCCGAGCTTCGAGGCGATGGTGCAGTTCGTCGACGTCCACAGCGTGTACACGGTGAGCCCCGGCAATCACATCCTGTTCCTCCACGACGGGAAGATTGTCTATTATCACGACGTCACCGTCGCGCCGTTCACCGAGCTGTACGACCGGGGGGGCAGCCTGGTCCACCTGTCGACGAGGCGGCGGACGCAGCCCTGCAATCGGATCACGATCAACCTGGGGATCGACTACAACGGCAACGTCATGCCGTGCTCCAACATGCAGTCGCAGGTCCCCGCGCACGAGCCCCACATCCTCGGGAACCTGCGCCAGAGCACGCTCCTCGAGATCCTCGGCGGAGAGCCGGCGGCGAGCTTCTATGAAGCGACGGCCAACGCGGACTTTCCGCCGGCGTGTCGATCGTGCCAGTCCAAGAACGTGATCCGTCGCTTCCCCGGACGCCGCGGGTGGTGCACTTGCGGTCGCTCGCGGAACCTGCCGTACTGCGACGAAACGCATATCGGCAACGGCGGACCCGGCCCGTGGGAGGAGGACACCGAGCTATGA
- a CDS encoding NUDIX domain-containing protein has protein sequence MSETLLKPITAERQPARGWQVRVNGALLQDVSLLILEHGDIGTLTYGDTPAGYDSWAFRHACGGVVILPFCFIDDALVVGLVREHRFNQGGDVWNAPRGFLERGESAEDGAIRELSEETGYEFSGRGLVSLPGPRGNPNSAFFDTRSEDRGMAFFALEVSRDELERDEKGYVFREGRVDRSEAALQHRVAEQIGDVHFLRWEEAACVGDMFTNAIVARLLAWLRSHDERGGAQTRIDPRPPRS, from the coding sequence ATGAGCGAGACCCTATTGAAACCGATCACCGCGGAGCGACAGCCGGCCCGCGGCTGGCAGGTTCGCGTCAACGGCGCGCTCCTGCAGGATGTATCGTTGCTCATACTCGAGCACGGCGACATCGGGACGCTCACGTATGGCGACACGCCGGCCGGCTATGATAGCTGGGCCTTCCGCCATGCCTGCGGCGGCGTCGTGATCCTTCCGTTCTGCTTCATCGACGACGCACTCGTTGTTGGCCTGGTCCGCGAGCATCGGTTCAACCAGGGCGGCGACGTCTGGAACGCGCCGCGCGGCTTCCTCGAGCGTGGCGAGAGCGCGGAGGACGGCGCGATCCGCGAGCTCTCGGAGGAGACGGGCTACGAGTTCTCCGGGCGCGGGCTGGTCAGCTTGCCGGGGCCCCGTGGCAACCCGAACAGCGCCTTCTTCGACACGCGGTCCGAGGATCGGGGGATGGCGTTCTTCGCCCTGGAGGTGTCACGCGACGAGCTCGAGCGCGACGAGAAGGGCTACGTCTTCCGCGAAGGCCGGGTCGACCGCTCGGAGGCGGCGCTCCAGCATCGCGTCGCCGAGCAGATCGGGGACGTCCACTTCCTGCGCTGGGAAGAGGCGGCTTGCGTGGGCGACATGTTCACGAATGCGATCGTCGCGCGGCTGTTGGCCTGGCTGCGTTCGCATGACGAGCGCGGCGGCGCCCAGACGCGCATCGATCCCCGCCCTCCGCGCTCATAG
- the tnpB gene encoding IS66 family insertion sequence element accessory protein TnpB (TnpB, as the term is used for proteins encoded by IS66 family insertion elements, is considered an accessory protein, since TnpC, encoded by a neighboring gene, is a DDE family transposase.), with product MAIFVATERLDLRRSFDGLAGVVREVLREDPLSGALFMFFNKTADRVKIFWWDRTGYCLLYKRLERGTFRVPQGLEPGARSVTIEAAEMAKLLEGICLPPSKQRIRPLAA from the coding sequence ATGGCCATCTTCGTCGCCACCGAGCGGCTCGATTTGCGTCGCTCGTTCGATGGGCTCGCGGGCGTCGTGCGCGAGGTGCTGCGCGAGGATCCGCTCTCTGGAGCGCTGTTCATGTTCTTCAACAAGACGGCCGACCGGGTGAAGATCTTTTGGTGGGACCGGACCGGTTACTGCCTGCTGTACAAGCGCCTCGAGCGCGGGACGTTCCGGGTGCCGCAGGGACTGGAGCCGGGCGCCAGGAGCGTCACGATCGAGGCGGCCGAGATGGCCAAGCTCCTCGAAGGCATCTGCCTGCCGCCGTCGAAACAGCGCATCCGGCCCCTCGCCGCCTGA
- the tnpA gene encoding IS66 family insertion sequence element accessory protein TnpA, with translation MATGTTEAERRWRRIVEKWRRSGLPAREFAAQQGLSPYTIYWWSSRLGKQDAAQGTDSPAATIPKLLPVEIVDEAPLTSQPPPAALEVVLPHGEVIRVLLGADLTQLGRVVAALRGGAA, from the coding sequence ATGGCTACAGGGACGACCGAGGCCGAGCGCCGGTGGCGGCGCATCGTGGAGAAGTGGCGACGCAGCGGCCTGCCGGCGCGCGAGTTTGCCGCGCAGCAGGGGCTCAGCCCGTATACGATCTATTGGTGGAGCAGCCGGCTGGGAAAGCAGGATGCAGCGCAGGGCACCGACTCCCCGGCAGCGACCATCCCCAAACTTCTGCCCGTCGAAATCGTCGACGAGGCCCCGCTCACCTCGCAGCCCCCACCTGCGGCCCTGGAGGTCGTTTTGCCGCACGGCGAGGTGATTCGCGTGCTGCTGGGCGCTGACCTGACCCAGCTCGGCCGTGTCGTCGCAGCGCTGCGCGGAGGTGCGGCATGA